The following are encoded in a window of Anser cygnoides isolate HZ-2024a breed goose chromosome 33, Taihu_goose_T2T_genome, whole genome shotgun sequence genomic DNA:
- the SLC27A3 gene encoding long-chain fatty acid transport protein 3, which translates to MALAALLAAGLAALALLQRLLWPRLWADAAFVARAARCRRRAAAAAGGGPGGGSLAARFLRAARAAPARPFLRAAAGPVPYGRAAAAVARVANALRGRPLAGGGGELGPGVAVGLLAGNEPGFVWGWLGLAALGARAAFLGTALRPKALRHCLRACGARALLVAHDLFHMVEPILPSLQEDGIVVWVLGAGPYPPGVVALQELLDEASEELEPEDVWQPEDMNDTCLYIFTSGTTGLPKAARVSHLKSIMCLSFYELVGASSRDVVYLALPLYHMAGSLLGIVGCIGIGATCVLKEKFSASQFWDDCRAEGVTVFQYIGELCRYLVNQPQRPGERQHGLRLAVGSGLRPDVWRRFLERFGAIRIVETYGLTEGNVTLFNYTGTPGAVGRSSFIYKLFSPFEIVRYDVAEGAPVRDAAGRCIRVGTGETGLLIAPVTPRTPFLGYAGSRELSEQKLLRGVFAEGDTYFSTGDLMEQDAAQFVRFRDRTGDTYRWKGENVATTEVAEALAAHEALQEVTVYGVSVPGHEGRAGMAALVLRPGCRLDGAGLYRHVVELLPPYARPRFLRLQERLEMTATFKQQKVRLAQEGFDPARVPDPLFLLDEAARAYVPLGPALWEDVVAGRLRI; encoded by the exons gcggcgcgggcggccccggcgcggCCGTTCCtgcgggcggcggccgggcccgtGCCCtacgggcgggcggcggcggcggtggcgcgGGTGGCGAACGCGCTGCGGGGGCGGCCGctggcggggggcggcggggagctggggccCGGCGTGGCCGTGGGGCTGCTGGCGGGCAACGAGCCCGGTTTCGTCTGGGGCTGGCTCGGGCTGGCGGCGCTGGGGGCCCGGGCCGCCTTCCTGGGCACGGCGCTGCGCCCCAAGGCGCTCCGCCACTGCCTGCGCGCCTGCGGGGCCAGGGCGCTGCTGGTGGCGCACG accTGTTTCACATGGTGGAGCCGATcctgcccagcctgcaggaggATGGCATCGTGGTGTGGGTGCTGGGCGCGGGGCCGTACCCCCCCGGCGTGGTggccctgcaggagctgctggatgaGGCCTCGGAGGAGCTGGAGCCTGAGGACGTGTGGCAGCCCGAGGACATGAACGACACCTGCCTCTACATCTTCACCTCGGGCACCACCG GTCTACCCAAGGCCGCCCGCGTCTCCCACCTCAAGTCCATCATGTGCCTGAGCTTCTACGAGCTGGTGGGCGCCTCCAGCCGCGACGTGGTGTACCTGGCGCTGCCGCTCTACCACATGGCCGGGTCGCTGCTGGGCATCGTCGGCTGCATCGGCATCG GGGCCACGTGCGTGCTGAAGGAGAAGTTCTCGGCCAGCCAGTTCTGGGACGATTGCCGTGCCGAGGGCGTCACCGTCTTCCAGTACATCGGGGAGCTCTGCCGCTACCTGGTCAACCAGCCCCAG cgccctggggaGCGGCAGCACGGGCTGCGGCTGGCGGTGGGCAGCGGGCTGCGCCCCGACGTCTGGCGGCGCTTCCTGGAGCGCTTCGGGGCCATCCGCATCGTGGAGACCTACGGGCTGACCGAGGGCAACGTCACCCTCTTCAACTACACCGGCACGCCGGGCGCCGTGGGGCGCAGCAGCTTCATCTACAAg CTCTTCTCACCCTTCGAGATCGTGCGCTACGACGTGGCCGAGGGAGCCCCGGTGCGGGACGCGGCTGGGCGCTGCATCCGCGTGGGGACGG gcgAGACGGGGCTGCTGATCGCCCCGGtgaccccccggacccccttCCTGGGCTACGCCGGCAGCCGGGAGCTGTCGGAGCAGAAGCTGCTGCGCGGGGTCTTCGCCGAGGGCGACACCTACTTCAGCACCGGCGACCTGATGGAGCAGGATGCGGCCCAGTTCGTCCGCTTCCGCGACCGCACCGGCGACACGTACAG gTGGAAAGGCGAGAACGTGGCCACCACAGAGGTGGCCGAAGCCCTGGCGGCCCACGAGGCGCTGCAAGAAGTCACCGTCTACGGCGTCAGCGTGCCAG GCCACGAGGGCCGTGCCGGGATGGCGGCGCTGGTGCTGCGCCCCGGCTGCCGGCTGGACGGCGCCGGGCTCTACCGGCACgtggtggagctgctgcccccctACGCCCGCCCCCGCTTCCTCCGGCTGCAG GAGCGCCTGGAGATGACGGCGACCTTCAAGCAGCAGAAGGTGCGCCTGGCGCAGGAGGGCTTCGACCCGGCGCGCGTCCCCGACCCCCTCTTCCTGCTGGACGAGGCCGCCCGGGCCTACGTGCCCCTCGGCCCCGCGCTCTGGGAGGACGTCGTGGCCGGGCGGCTCCGGATTTAG